From Juglans regia cultivar Chandler chromosome 8, Walnut 2.0, whole genome shotgun sequence, the proteins below share one genomic window:
- the LOC109019902 gene encoding bifunctional protein FolD 2 isoform X1, translating to MASPSDHKATIIDGKAVAQTIRNEIAAEVHLLSQKYGKVPGLAVVIVGNRKDSQSYVSMKRKACAEVGIKSVDIDLPEQVSEAEVVCKVHELNANPDVHGILVQLPLPKHINEERVLTEISIEKDVDGFHPLNIGKLAMKGREPLFLPCTPKGCIELLSRSGVAIKGKKAVVVGRSNIVGLPVSLLLLKADATVTIVHSHSHDPESTIREADIIIAAAGQAMMIKGSWIKPGAAVIDVGTNAIDDKSKKSGYRLVGDVDFHEACKVAGCITPVPGGVGPMTVAMLLKNTLDGAKRTLES from the exons ATGGCATCTCCATCGGATCACAAAGCCACCATAATTGACGGTAAAGCCGTCGCCCAAACCATCCGCAATGAGATCGCCGCCGAAGTCCACCTTCTCTCTCAGAAATACGGCAAG GTCCCGGGGCTGGCTGTAGTGATTGTGGGCAACAGGAAGGATTCTCAAAGCTATGTGAGTATGAAGAGAAAGGCATGTGCCGAAGTTGGGATCAAGTCCGTTGACATAGACCTTCCTGAACAAGTATCTGAAGCTGAGGTCGTCTGCAAGGTTCATGAATTAAATGCAAATCCTGATGTACATG GTATATTGGTTCAGCTCCCATTGCCGAAGCATATAAACGAAGAGAGAGTTCTGACTGAAATCAGCATTGAGAAGGATGTAGATGGATTTCATCCACTTAACATTGGCAAGCTCGCAATGAAAGGCAGAGAACCCTTGTTTCTTCCTTGCACCCCCAAG GGGTGCATTGAACTTCTATCTCGGAGTGGTGTAGCTATAAAGGGTAAGAAAGCAGTCGTGGTAGGCCGAAGTAACATTGTTGGACTGCCAGTTTCCCTGCTGCTGCTGAAAGCAGATGCAACCGTTACCATTGTCCATTCACATTCTCATGATCCTGAAAGTACCATTCGTGAAGCAGACATCATTATTGCAGCAGCAGGACAGGCAATGATG ATCAAGGGCAGTTGGATCAAGCCCGGTGCGGCAGTTATTGATGTTGGCACAAACGCCATTGACGACAAAAGTAAGAAGTCCGGTTATAGGCTGGTTGGAGATGTCGATTTCCATGAAGCATGCAAGGTAGCTGGATGTATAACTCCTGTTCCTGGCGGTGTGGGCCCAATGACTGTTGCCATGCTACTCAAGAATACTTTGGATGGTGCTAAGCGTACGCTTGAATCTTAG
- the LOC109019902 gene encoding bifunctional protein FolD 2 isoform X2, whose product MKRKACAEVGIKSVDIDLPEQVSEAEVVCKVHELNANPDVHGILVQLPLPKHINEERVLTEISIEKDVDGFHPLNIGKLAMKGREPLFLPCTPKGCIELLSRSGVAIKGKKAVVVGRSNIVGLPVSLLLLKADATVTIVHSHSHDPESTIREADIIIAAAGQAMMIKGSWIKPGAAVIDVGTNAIDDKSKKSGYRLVGDVDFHEACKVAGCITPVPGGVGPMTVAMLLKNTLDGAKRTLES is encoded by the exons ATGAAGAGAAAGGCATGTGCCGAAGTTGGGATCAAGTCCGTTGACATAGACCTTCCTGAACAAGTATCTGAAGCTGAGGTCGTCTGCAAGGTTCATGAATTAAATGCAAATCCTGATGTACATG GTATATTGGTTCAGCTCCCATTGCCGAAGCATATAAACGAAGAGAGAGTTCTGACTGAAATCAGCATTGAGAAGGATGTAGATGGATTTCATCCACTTAACATTGGCAAGCTCGCAATGAAAGGCAGAGAACCCTTGTTTCTTCCTTGCACCCCCAAG GGGTGCATTGAACTTCTATCTCGGAGTGGTGTAGCTATAAAGGGTAAGAAAGCAGTCGTGGTAGGCCGAAGTAACATTGTTGGACTGCCAGTTTCCCTGCTGCTGCTGAAAGCAGATGCAACCGTTACCATTGTCCATTCACATTCTCATGATCCTGAAAGTACCATTCGTGAAGCAGACATCATTATTGCAGCAGCAGGACAGGCAATGATG ATCAAGGGCAGTTGGATCAAGCCCGGTGCGGCAGTTATTGATGTTGGCACAAACGCCATTGACGACAAAAGTAAGAAGTCCGGTTATAGGCTGGTTGGAGATGTCGATTTCCATGAAGCATGCAAGGTAGCTGGATGTATAACTCCTGTTCCTGGCGGTGTGGGCCCAATGACTGTTGCCATGCTACTCAAGAATACTTTGGATGGTGCTAAGCGTACGCTTGAATCTTAG